The proteins below come from a single Triticum aestivum cultivar Chinese Spring chromosome 5D, IWGSC CS RefSeq v2.1, whole genome shotgun sequence genomic window:
- the LOC123120202 gene encoding electron transfer flavoprotein subunit beta, mitochondrial-like, with amino-acid sequence MPSLNTNQYHFCPERRIPSHITAAATRCQSPHSTTPSSCPDSRTGVDTANVKIMSMNPFCEIAVEEALRLREAGAASEVVAATVGPAQVADTLRTALAMGADRAVHVLHDPDPDAARPLLPLAVAKILRALALQETPGLLILGKQCRNGQLESSL; translated from the exons AGACGAATCCCCTcccacatcaccgccgccgccacacGCTGCCAATCCCCACACTCCACCACGCCTTCTTCCTGTCCCGATTCCCGGACGGGCGTCGACACTGCCAACGTcaagatt atgtCCATGAATCCCTTCTGCGAGATTGCCGTGGAGGAGGCGCTGCGGCTCCGCGAGGCCGGCGCCGCCTCCGAGGTCGTCGCCGCCACCGTCGGTCCCGCGCAGGTCGCCGACACGCTCCGCACCGCGCTCGCCATGGGCGCCGACCGCGCCGTCCATGTCCTCCacgaccccgaccccgacgccgcccgcccgcTCCTCCCGCTCGCCGTCgccaagatcctccgcgccctCGCGCTCCAGGAGACCCCCGGCCTCCTCATCCTCGGCAAGCAG TGTAGAAATGGGCAGTTAGAAAGCAGTTTGTGA